From the Limanda limanda chromosome 2, fLimLim1.1, whole genome shotgun sequence genome, one window contains:
- the LOC133027007 gene encoding uncharacterized protein LOC133027007 — translation MKDTDLEDSELFDSSSDSADDYVPGTKSDSDPDSSIGPPVCDSTTPDNMILDSHNITPEAPRAVEEPCSSQTINDSVVVSSFKKKGSKEKKRHLDYIGNRGNFAHNAAVMEYGKGKLVPRPPKGLDEIGIDPNEPHTEETFPHTERDEMLPQPPKRQNPHSSSDEVPSESCRMRPSSIAPPAEESLPPTERNEMQPQPPNKPKPVSTMRPSSKGTTAQKKKTPWKQTEVEAVESHMNRFITSCIVPAKFDCEKCIRAEPEALNDRSWQNVKFYIYNRITANKRKFSK, via the exons aTGAAAGACACAGATCTGGAAGATTCTGAGCTATTTGATTCGTCATCAGATAGTGCAGATGACTACGTACCAGGTACCAAAAGTGACAGTGATCCGGATAGCTCAATAGGCCCCCCTGTCTGCGATTCTACAACACCAGACAACATGATTTTGGACAGTCACAACATTACACCTGAAGCCCCCAGAGCAGTAGAAGAACCCTGTTCAAGTCAGACCATAAACGACAGCGTCGTTgtcagttcatttaaaaaaaaag gttccaaagagaaaaaaagacacctGGATTATATTGGCAACAGAGGAAACTTTGCTCACAATGCAGCAGTTATGGAGTACGGAAAGGGAAAACTCGTGCCACGACCGCCTAAAGGGTTGGATGAAATTGGAATAGATCCAAatg aaCCACATACAGAGGAGACATTTCCTCATACCGAAAGGGATGAAATGCTGCCACAACCACCCAAGAGACAAAATCCACACTCATCAAGTGATGAGGTACCTTCAGAATCCTGCAGAATGAGGCCTTCCTCAATAG caccaccagcagaggagtcacttcctcccactgagaGGAATGAAATGCAGCCACAACCACCCAATAAACCAAAACCAGTCAGTACGATGAGGCCTTCCTCAAAAG GTACAACTgcccaaaagaagaaaacaccctggaagcagacagaggtggaggcagTGGAAAGCCACATGAATCGATTCATCACATCTTGTATTGTTCCAGCAAAGTTTGACTGTGAGAAGTGTATAAGAGCTGAACCAGAAGCTCTTAATGACCGGAGCTGGCAGAATGTGAAATTCTACATATATAACCGCATTACAGCCAACAAGAGGAAATTTAGTAAATAA
- the LOC133027255 gene encoding tripartite motif-containing protein 16-like: protein MEQQENQLDRKRFCCSICVDLLKDPVTTVCGHSYCKSCINTHWDKEEERGSYSCPQCRQTFTPRPVLGINIMLADLLEELKKTGLQAAPADDCYAGPEDVACDVCTGRKRKALKSCLNCLASYWVKHLQCHLQSPPFKKHKLVEPSEKLQENICSLHDEVMKMFCRTDQQFICYLCSVEEHKGHDIVSAAAGRTERQRELRLRRQTIQQIVQDTEKDVKLLQQEEEAVNGSADKAVEDSEEIFTEMIRLLEKRSSDVEQQIRSQQETEVSRVRELQERLEQEITELKRQDHELKQLSDTEDHNQLLHNYPSLSPLSGSTHSSSIRIRPLRNFEDMTAAVSEVRGRVQDILSETETEILQIVSRVDVLLLQPEPETRADFLKYSQEITLDPNTVNTHLLLSEGNRKVTWVRENLPYSDHPDRFIGRFQVLSRESLTGRCYWEVEKEVEMGMWAGLRVAVTYKNISRALHESRFGYNDTSWSLSYYGHVCNFSYNGIKTSVPGPVFSRVGVYLDHSAGVLSFYSVSHTMRLLHRVQTTFTQPLYVGVTVHPGSTAEFCKLK, encoded by the coding sequence atggagcagcaagaaaatcaactggacagaaaaagattctgctgttcgatctgtgtggatctactgaaggatccggtgactactgtctgtggacacagctactgtaagagctgtattaacacccactgggacaaagaggaggagagaggaagctacagctgccctcagtgtagacagaccttcacaccgaggcctgtacTGGGGATAAACatcatgttagctgatttactggaggagctgaagaagactggactccaagctgctcctgctgatgactgctatgctggacctgaagatgtggcctgtgatgtctgcactgggagaaaacggaaagctctcaagtcctgtttgaattgtttggcctcttattgggTAAAACACCTCCAGTGTCATCTTCAGTCCCctccatttaagaagcacaagctggtggagccctcggagaagctccaggagaacatctgctctcttcacgacgaggtgatgaagatgttctgccgcactgatcagcagtttATCTGTtacctctgctctgtggaggaacataaaggccacgacatagtgtcagctgcagcaggaaggactgagaggcagagagagctccggctgaggagacaaacaatccagcagataGTCCAGGATacagagaaagatgtgaagctgcttcaacaggaggaggaggctgtcaatggctctgctgataaagcagtggaggacagtgaggagatcttcactgagatgatccgtctgctggagaaaagaagctctgatgtggagcagcagatcagatcccagcaggaaactgaagtgagtcgagtcagagagcttcaggagagactggagcaggagatcactgagctgaagaggcaagaccatgaactgaagcagctctcagacacagaggatcacaaccaacttctacacaactacccctcactgtcaccactcagtggatctacacactcatccagcatcaggatccgtcctctgaggaactttgaggacatgacagcagctgtgtcagaggtcagaggtcgagtacaggacattctgagtgagacagagacagagattttacagattgtgtctcgagtggatgttttactgctgcaaccagagccagagaccagagctgactttttaaaatattcacaggaaatcacactggatccaaacacagtaaacacacatctgttattatctgagggaaacaggaaaGTAACATGGGTGAGAGAAAATCTgccttattctgatcacccagacagattcattGGTAGGtttcaggtcctgagtagagagagtctgactggacgttgttactgggaggtggagaaggaggtggagatggggATGTGGGCAGGACTtcgtgtagcagtcacatacaagaatatcagcagagcattGCACGAAAGTAGATTTGGATATAATGATACATCTTGGTCATTATCTTATTATGGACACGTTTGTAACTTTTCTTACAACGGCATCAAGACTTCAGTGCCAGGTCCTGTGttctccagagtaggagtgtacctggatcacagtgcaggtgttctgtccttctacagcgtctctcaCACCATGAgactcctccacagagtccagaccacattcactcagcctctctatgttGGAGTTACTGTTCATcctggatccacagctgagttctgtaaactcaaatag